From the genome of Nitrosopumilus sp., one region includes:
- a CDS encoding methyltransferase domain-containing protein, whose protein sequence is MPESFFVLSKDYLELATDEITALAKMYDRFSKIKIISNLVIVQSKTNWNEISKRATFVKVSGQILRKMSGLFLDEENLGVLKNAKTFVCRVINLSSNQFDIPELENSMGDMISKFSHAKVNLENPDITVYLIFTKNENFFGFSKKMNETVRSKKIKKFPHELDWKLTRVMINLIGLKKGETVCDPFCGTGTTLLEAESMGINGIGLDFDEKMCEIAKANIKANRYNSEIIKSEFQGLSKISDRFDGIVTDLPYGTSSKTSEKPQEILKKFFVSLPKRKRVAIMYKKEMDLNSKLNGLKKYHIYRHKSLTRTILIK, encoded by the coding sequence TTATCTAAAGATTATCTAGAGCTTGCTACAGATGAAATTACTGCACTGGCAAAAATGTATGATAGATTTTCTAAAATAAAAATAATTTCAAATTTGGTCATAGTTCAATCAAAAACAAATTGGAACGAAATATCAAAAAGAGCTACATTTGTAAAAGTTTCTGGGCAGATTTTAAGAAAAATGTCAGGATTATTTTTGGATGAAGAGAATTTAGGTGTTCTAAAAAATGCAAAAACATTTGTGTGTAGAGTGATTAATTTATCATCAAATCAATTTGACATTCCAGAATTAGAAAATTCTATGGGAGATATGATATCAAAATTTTCTCATGCAAAAGTGAATTTAGAAAATCCTGACATCACGGTATATCTAATTTTTACTAAAAATGAAAACTTTTTTGGGTTTTCAAAAAAAATGAATGAAACAGTAAGATCAAAAAAGATCAAAAAATTCCCCCATGAGTTGGATTGGAAGTTAACCAGAGTAATGATAAATTTGATAGGCTTAAAAAAAGGAGAAACCGTTTGTGATCCATTTTGTGGAACCGGTACCACACTTCTAGAGGCTGAATCAATGGGAATTAATGGAATTGGATTGGATTTTGATGAAAAAATGTGTGAAATTGCCAAAGCAAACATCAAAGCGAACAGGTATAATTCAGAAATCATCAAATCAGAATTTCAAGGATTGTCAAAAATTTCTGATAGATTCGATGGGATTGTAACCGATTTGCCATATGGTACTTCCTCAAAAACATCAGAAAAGCCGCAAGAAATCCTAAAGAAATTTTTTGTTAGCCTTCCCAAAAGAAAAAGAGTGGCAATAATGTACAAAAAAGAAATGGACTTAAATTCCAAATTGAACGGATTAAAAAAATACCATATCTATAGGCATAAAAGCTTGACAAGAACAATTCTAATAAAATGA
- a CDS encoding NAD-dependent protein deacylase: MRMFELIKDQNKKIKKVVFVTGAGISQESGIPTFRGKDGLWRNHDPMKLATIDAFYNNPELVWEWYNERRDNVFQAQPNQGHKAIVELEKYAEVVILTQNIDGLHQKDGSSKVLELHGSIMTIKCSVCKFKADILAKFSKNPPLCKCGNLLRPDVVWFGESLPQEVWQQAMDFASNCDLMIIVGTSLIVSPANTLPIYAQQNNATLIEINLENTEMSSEMDLVINNSSSIALPKLISLFKEIKSQNEKL, encoded by the coding sequence ATGAGAATGTTTGAATTAATCAAAGATCAAAATAAAAAAATAAAAAAAGTTGTTTTTGTAACAGGAGCTGGAATTTCACAGGAAAGTGGAATCCCCACATTTAGAGGAAAAGATGGATTATGGAGAAATCATGACCCAATGAAGTTAGCCACAATTGATGCATTTTATAACAATCCAGAACTAGTATGGGAGTGGTATAATGAACGAAGAGATAATGTTTTTCAAGCTCAACCAAATCAAGGTCACAAGGCAATTGTAGAACTAGAAAAATATGCAGAAGTTGTAATTTTAACACAGAATATAGATGGGCTTCACCAAAAAGATGGTAGTTCAAAAGTATTGGAATTACATGGCAGCATTATGACGATCAAATGTTCGGTTTGTAAATTTAAAGCCGACATACTAGCTAAATTTTCTAAAAATCCACCTCTGTGTAAATGTGGGAACTTACTTAGACCGGACGTAGTATGGTTTGGAGAGTCTTTACCACAAGAGGTATGGCAACAAGCTATGGATTTTGCAAGTAACTGTGATTTGATGATAATTGTTGGAACATCACTTATCGTTTCACCTGCAAATACATTGCCAATATATGCTCAACAAAACAACGCAACATTAATTGAGATTAATCTAGAGAATACAGAAATGTCTTCAGAAATGGATTTGGTAATAAATAATTCAAGTTCAATTGCATTACCTAAATTAATTTCGTTGTTTAAAGAAATTAAATCACAAAATGAAAAATTATAA
- the rnz gene encoding ribonuclease Z, translating to MKLVFLGTSAAQPTENRGLSCICLERNGEILMFDAGEAAQIHYMKSGLGWNKKMKLFVTHLHGDHCVGILGILQTMSMQNRTETLEIFGPSGIEEFIAANIKILNFGLSFPVLITIINEGKILEDERYSISVCEANHSVTAFSYLFEEKDKAGRFNLEKAKELGIPEGALWRKLQNGNKIIIDGKIIEPNQVLGVKRPGKKIGISGDTMPTRSLERFFENCDYLVFDSTFLDKEKQKAAETCHSTAKQAAILGKNAKVKNLILTHFSARYKNEIGHMEEAMEIHNSVITAKDLLEIEIR from the coding sequence ATGAAACTTGTATTCTTAGGAACATCAGCAGCACAACCTACTGAAAATAGAGGGTTATCATGCATTTGTCTAGAAAGAAATGGGGAGATCTTGATGTTTGATGCAGGAGAAGCTGCTCAGATCCATTATATGAAATCAGGTCTTGGATGGAATAAAAAGATGAAACTGTTTGTTACACATCTACATGGAGATCATTGTGTGGGAATATTAGGAATATTACAAACGATGTCTATGCAAAATAGGACTGAAACCTTGGAAATCTTTGGACCAAGTGGAATTGAAGAATTCATTGCAGCAAATATCAAAATACTAAATTTTGGATTATCATTTCCGGTGTTAATTACTATTATCAATGAAGGAAAAATTTTGGAAGATGAAAGATATTCAATAAGCGTATGTGAAGCAAATCATTCAGTTACTGCGTTTTCATATTTGTTTGAAGAGAAAGATAAAGCTGGAAGATTTAATCTTGAGAAAGCAAAAGAATTGGGAATACCCGAAGGAGCATTATGGAGAAAATTACAAAATGGGAATAAAATCATCATTGATGGAAAAATAATTGAACCAAATCAAGTGTTGGGTGTAAAACGTCCTGGAAAAAAGATAGGAATTTCTGGCGATACAATGCCTACGAGGTCATTAGAAAGATTTTTTGAGAATTGTGATTATCTCGTATTTGATTCTACATTTTTGGATAAAGAAAAACAAAAAGCAGCGGAAACATGCCATTCTACTGCAAAACAAGCAGCAATTTTAGGAAAAAATGCTAAAGTAAAAAATTTAATTTTGACTCATTTTTCAGCCAGATACAAAAATGAAATTGGACACATGGAAGAAGCAATGGAAATTCATAATTCTGTAATAACTGCAAAAGATCTATTAGAAATTGAAATTAGATGA